GGGCCTCGGCCTCTTCCATCAGCACCCGAGCGGCCGGGGCCTCGCCGCCCGAGGGGCTTTCGGCGCGGATGAGCCGCGCGGCGGTCTTGACGACGTTCATACCCCCATCCTACCCGCGCCGGGCCGCCAGGGCCCAGTGGACGGCGATCCCCGCCGCCACCGCGGCGTTCAGGCTGGGGGTGCGCCCGCGCAGGGGGATGTGCACGAGCTGGTCGCAGCGGTCGCGCACCAGCCGGCGCAGGCCCGAGCCCTCCGAGCCGATCACCCAGGCCAGCGGCCGCTCGTAGTCGGCCTCCTCGAGCGCCACCTCGCCCTCGCCCGCCAGGCCGTAGACCCAGACGCCGGCCTCCTTGAGCTCCTCGATGTAGCGCGGCAGGTTGGGCACCTGCACCACCGGCAGGTGCCGCGCCGCGCCCGCCGAGGCCTTGACGGCCACCGGCGAGAGGGGGGCGCTGCGGCGCGTCTCGCTCACCACCCCGTGCGCCCCCAGCGCCTCGGCGCTGCGCAGGATCGCGCCGTAGTTGCGCGGGTCGGTGATGCCGTCGAGCAGCACCACGAGCGGCAGCTCGCCGCGCTTGTGGGCCAGGCGCAGGGGGGCGTCGGGCTCGGCCAGCCGGATCGCCTCGATCTCGGCCACGATGCCCTGGTGGTGGGTCGTGCGCACCAGCTGGTCGAGCTCGATGCGGGGCACCAGCTCGTAGGGAATGCCCGCGTCCTCGAGCTTCTTCAGGAACTTGCGCTCGACGCCGCGGGCCACCAGCACCCGGCGCACCCCGCCTTCGCGCGCGGCCTCGAGCACCGGATTGCGACCGTAGATCCACATGCCCCCAGCCTACCGCGACGGCGGCAAAAGGGCCCGCGGGGGGTTCCCCCCGCGGGCCCTGGCCGAACCCACCGAACTGCGTACCGCTCACTACGTACTACGCACTACGTACCACGCACCATTCTCACAGCTGACTGCGCGGGTCCAGCGCGTCGCGCAGGCCGTCGCCCATGTAGTTGAAGGCCAGCACCGTGATCAGGATCATCAACCCCGGGTAGATGGCCAGGTGGGGCGCGTAGAAGATGAAGTCCTGCGCCCCGGTGAGCATGTTGCCCCAGGTCGGCACCGGCGGCTGGATGCCGAAGCCCAGGAACGAGAGCGCCGCCTCCACCAGGATGGCCGTGCCCACCGCCAGGGTGGCGTCGACGATGATCGGCGCCAGGGTGTTGGGCACCAGGTGGCGGAACATGATGCGCGGCTCGCTCGCGCCCAGCGCGTAGGCGGCCATCGAGAACTCCTGCTCGCGCAGGCTCAGGATCTGGCCGCGCACCAGCCGCGCCGAGGTGATCCAGCCGAAGATGATCAGGATGCTGATGATGATGAAGACCGAGGCCGACTCCCCGAACACCCCCTGCGCCAGCCGCCCCAGCGGCGAGCGCGAGTCGTTCAGGAAGGCCGAGAGCACCAGCAGGAGCGGCAGCGTCGGGATCGAGAGCATGAAGTCGATCAGGCGGCTGATCACGATGTCCAGGTCCAGCTTCAGCTGCCCGACCAGGCCCCAGACCACCAGCACCAGCGCGGCGGCCCCGCCGATCACCAGGCCGGCGGTGGAAAGCGCGCCGTTCAGGCCGCCCTCGCCGATCGCGGGCAGCGCCAGGGTGCGGGTGATGTCCCAGATCAGCCAGGCCGTGCCCCCCAGGATGCCCCAACTCAGCACGGTCCAGGTCATGCGGCTCAGGTGGGCGCCGAAGACGCCGAAGAGGTTGAGCGCGAGCACCCCCAGCGCGACCAGCAAGGCGGCGAGCCAGAACGCGCCGGTCTGCCCCGCGGCCGCCAGCGAGACGAGCAGGCCCAGCCCCGCAAAACCGAGCGCCAGCGCCAGGCCGAAGGCGGCCAGGCTGCCCTCGGCCACGATCTCCCGCAGGCGCCTGGAAAAGGGACCCGCGTAGAAGTCGAAGGGGCGCCCCGAGAAGAAACCCGCGAGCGCACCGATGATGGTGCCGATGATGACGCTCACGATCGCCACCGAAAAACCGACCAGCAGCGAGATGCGCCCGCCGAAGAGGATGCGCGAGAACACGTCGCGGCCCAGCTCGTCGGTGCCGAGGAGGTGACCCGGCGAGCCGGGCGGGAGGAAGTAGAAGGCCTTGAGGTTGGCCCCGGAGGGCTGCTCGTTGGGGTCGGGGATCCAGCCCAGCGAGACCAGCAGCGGCGCGGCCAGGCTGGCCGCGACCAGGATCACGATGACGACCATCGAGACCTGGGCCATCCGGTGCTTGCGGAAGCGGCGCCAGGCCAGGTGCCAGGTGGACTCCCCGCGTTCGATCTTCTTCACGTTCACGTTGCTTGCCACGGTCGCCTCCTAGTTGTAGCGGATGCGGGGGTCCACCACCGCGTACGCCAGGTCCGCCAGCAGGTTGAACAGCGCCGTCAGGAAGGCCAGGAAGACGAGCGCCGCCATGGCCACGTTGTAGTCCTTCTCGAGTAGCGAGTCAAAGAGTGCGCGCCCCATGCCGGGCCAGGAGAAGATCGTCTCGGTGATCACCGCCCCGCTGAACAGCCCGGGGATGGCCAGGCCCACGAGGGTGACGATCGGAATCAGGGCGTTGCGCAACGCGTGCTTGTAGATCACCACCCGCTCGCTGAGCCCCTTGGAGCGCGCGGTGCGGATGTAGTCCTGCTGCAGCACTTCGAGCATCGAGGAGCGGGTGAATCGGGTCCAGCCGGCCATCGAGAGCACCGAAAGGGTGAAGACGGGCAGGACCAGGTACCAGGCGCGGTCCTTGAGGTAGGCCCACCAGCCCACGGTGTCGGGGCTCATCCCCGGCGAGACGAACCCGCCCGCCGGGAAGATGGGTTCGAAAC
This genomic stretch from Oceanithermus profundus DSM 14977 harbors:
- the rlmB gene encoding 23S rRNA (guanosine(2251)-2'-O)-methyltransferase RlmB, whose translation is MWIYGRNPVLEAAREGGVRRVLVARGVERKFLKKLEDAGIPYELVPRIELDQLVRTTHHQGIVAEIEAIRLAEPDAPLRLAHKRGELPLVVLLDGITDPRNYGAILRSAEALGAHGVVSETRRSAPLSPVAVKASAGAARHLPVVQVPNLPRYIEELKEAGVWVYGLAGEGEVALEEADYERPLAWVIGSEGSGLRRLVRDRCDQLVHIPLRGRTPSLNAAVAAGIAVHWALAARRG
- a CDS encoding ABC transporter permease; protein product: MIAYTLRRLLQMIPLLFFVSLAIYTLVALQPGDPLEGLIFQNPHLTQEDIAKLKAAYGLDQPIHIRYFKWLGRALQGDLGLSRTYAQPAAQFIYGRMQNTLLLTGLSFLLALAVAIPVGVFSAVRQYSIADYVVTFFSFVGYSTPVFWLGIMLMLLFAVWLPERLGRFEPIFPAGGFVSPGMSPDTVGWWAYLKDRAWYLVLPVFTLSVLSMAGWTRFTRSSMLEVLQQDYIRTARSKGLSERVVIYKHALRNALIPIVTLVGLAIPGLFSGAVITETIFSWPGMGRALFDSLLEKDYNVAMAALVFLAFLTALFNLLADLAYAVVDPRIRYN
- a CDS encoding ABC transporter permease produces the protein MASNVNVKKIERGESTWHLAWRRFRKHRMAQVSMVVIVILVAASLAAPLLVSLGWIPDPNEQPSGANLKAFYFLPPGSPGHLLGTDELGRDVFSRILFGGRISLLVGFSVAIVSVIIGTIIGALAGFFSGRPFDFYAGPFSRRLREIVAEGSLAAFGLALALGFAGLGLLVSLAAAGQTGAFWLAALLVALGVLALNLFGVFGAHLSRMTWTVLSWGILGGTAWLIWDITRTLALPAIGEGGLNGALSTAGLVIGGAAALVLVVWGLVGQLKLDLDIVISRLIDFMLSIPTLPLLLVLSAFLNDSRSPLGRLAQGVFGESASVFIIISILIIFGWITSARLVRGQILSLREQEFSMAAYALGASEPRIMFRHLVPNTLAPIIVDATLAVGTAILVEAALSFLGFGIQPPVPTWGNMLTGAQDFIFYAPHLAIYPGLMILITVLAFNYMGDGLRDALDPRSQL